A genomic segment from Nitrospinota bacterium encodes:
- the raiA gene encoding ribosome-associated translation inhibitor RaiA: MQITITGHNIDVTPALRDYTEEKVAKVRRYLNTTLKAHVILKVEKLTHIAEVTIHANKVDLHGADKNENMYAAIDSVMDKIDRQAKKFKEKTRDKKGGGAQASAKAGEGEEE, from the coding sequence ATGCAGATAACAATCACAGGCCACAACATAGACGTAACGCCAGCCCTCCGGGACTATACCGAAGAGAAAGTCGCAAAGGTGCGGCGTTATCTTAACACCACGCTAAAGGCGCACGTCATCCTCAAGGTGGAGAAGCTGACGCACATAGCCGAAGTGACGATCCACGCCAACAAGGTGGACCTGCATGGGGCGGACAAGAACGAGAACATGTACGCCGCCATAGACAGCGTGATGGACAAGATAGACCGGCAGGCCAAAAAGTTCAAGGAGAAGACCCGCGACAAGAAAGGCGGGGGGGCGCAGGCCTCCGCGAAAGCCGGCGAAGGGGAAGAGGAATAG
- a CDS encoding PTS sugar transporter subunit IIA — MRITDILRRENCAGLLSSHGKQGVIKELCGLLESSGHTDGGTAALESVIGRENLGSTGVGDGVAIPHAKTSGVKSVVCAFGLSPEGVDFYAADGKPVKIFFLLLAPEEAVGDHLKALARIARLVRRESFRNRMERNMGDAGAIYDIISEEDAALG; from the coding sequence ATGAGGATAACGGACATCCTGCGGCGCGAAAACTGCGCCGGGCTCCTCTCCTCGCATGGCAAGCAAGGAGTTATAAAGGAGCTTTGCGGGCTTCTTGAGTCCAGCGGCCATACTGATGGGGGAACGGCCGCGCTTGAAAGCGTCATCGGCAGGGAGAACCTTGGCTCCACCGGCGTAGGGGACGGTGTGGCGATACCCCATGCCAAGACATCCGGGGTGAAAAGCGTCGTATGCGCGTTTGGATTATCCCCGGAAGGGGTTGATTTTTATGCCGCTGACGGAAAACCAGTGAAGATTTTCTTCCTGCTTTTGGCGCCGGAGGAGGCTGTGGGGGATCATCTGAAGGCCTTGGCGCGGATCGCCCGTCTTGTCCGGCGTGAAAGTTTCCGGAACAGGATGGAAAGAAACATGGGCGATGCGGGGGCGATTTATGACATCATATCGGAGGAAGACGCTGCCCTGGGTTGA
- a CDS encoding PTS fructose transporter subunit IIA, producing the protein MRIGHLIIAHGLLASEFLSALEFITGPQSSFKALALDHALDVDRARDIVLKALEEIKGDEGSIVLTDLFGGAPSNIAISLIDERKIEIVAGINLPLLIHAVVLGDSLPLKEKALKLRDYGRSNVFLASEVLSGGK; encoded by the coding sequence ATGAGAATAGGGCACCTTATAATCGCCCACGGGCTTTTAGCGTCGGAGTTTTTAAGCGCCCTGGAATTCATCACGGGCCCGCAATCATCATTCAAGGCGCTGGCGCTAGACCATGCGTTGGACGTGGACAGGGCCAGGGACATCGTCCTTAAGGCGCTGGAAGAAATCAAAGGGGATGAAGGCTCCATCGTGCTGACAGACCTTTTCGGAGGCGCCCCTTCCAACATCGCAATATCGCTCATTGACGAGCGCAAGATAGAAATCGTCGCCGGCATAAACCTGCCATTGCTAATCCACGCGGTTGTATTGGGCGATTCGCTGCCGCTGAAGGAAAAGGCGCTGAAGCTTCGCGACTATGGCAGGTCCAACGTGTTCCTGGCATCCGAGGTGCTGTCCGGCGGAAAATGA
- a CDS encoding HPr family phosphocarrier protein encodes MTEVDGGMEERAVTIRNKWGIHARSAFAMVKTAMGFSASITAEKDGVTADCKQVADLLTLTAACGDTVVIKASGADKAAALDAIESLIEAKFGED; translated from the coding sequence ATGACCGAGGTTGACGGCGGAATGGAAGAACGGGCGGTGACCATAAGGAACAAATGGGGGATACACGCAAGAAGCGCGTTTGCCATGGTGAAGACCGCCATGGGATTTTCCGCCAGCATTACAGCGGAAAAGGACGGGGTGACGGCGGACTGCAAACAGGTGGCCGACCTGCTCACGTTGACGGCGGCATGCGGGGACACTGTGGTGATAAAGGCCAGCGGGGCGGACAAGGCTGCCGCCCTGGACGCCATTGAAAGCCTGATAGAAGCCAAGTTCGGCGAGGATTGA
- the ptsP gene encoding phosphoenolpyruvate--protein phosphotransferase has product MEEAAKTKDENILTGIPASSGIVIGKAYVIDRHMICVLERALAESEIAAEISRFLDAVDASLNEMIELADKAASEFGESAPTFIFDAHAQILRDQAMIREVEEIIKQRKCNAEWALKILLEKFQKSFSRIKDHYFRERLSDIEQVVGRIQRHLIHEDTQSLAGLKDPVIIVAHDLSPADTLSLSGARVIGFATDAGGKTSHAGIIASSMDIPAVVGLKNLSMRVRSGDPVIVDGNNGEVVHLPTKDQFLKYIKRRQRYIYFDREVHAQKHLEAVSRDGVKVSVMANIESSHDLAHLAEHGADGVGLYRTEYLYINRLKWPDEAEQFADYMKVAQAVGANHAVIRTLDIGGDKIALTGEFYEPEPNPALGLRAIRYCLAYPEVFRIQLRAILRASHYGHLKIMYPMITSIEEVDAANAILESVKEELRKEGQPFDDGIEVGIMIETPSSVVMAEELARRCSFFSIGTNDLIQYTMAIDRVNERVAYLYQPFSPAIVRMLLQTVRAAEKAGITVSVCGKMAGDPASAFLLLGMGAVRELSMDVHSIPKLKKLIRSVSVREASSMVEQALTMNATDDIRDYVNASLKTLAPEGIGATISDNGD; this is encoded by the coding sequence ATGGAAGAGGCGGCGAAAACAAAGGACGAGAACATACTCACGGGGATCCCGGCGTCGTCCGGGATCGTGATAGGCAAGGCCTATGTCATAGACCGGCACATGATCTGCGTGCTGGAGCGCGCCCTGGCCGAATCGGAGATCGCCGCGGAGATCAGCCGCTTTCTGGACGCGGTGGACGCAAGCCTCAACGAAATGATCGAACTTGCCGACAAGGCCGCCTCCGAATTCGGCGAAAGCGCCCCCACCTTCATATTCGACGCCCACGCCCAGATACTGCGCGACCAGGCGATGATCCGGGAAGTGGAGGAGATCATCAAGCAGAGGAAATGCAACGCGGAATGGGCACTGAAGATACTGCTGGAGAAGTTCCAGAAGAGTTTCTCGCGGATAAAGGACCACTATTTCCGGGAGCGCTTAAGCGATATAGAGCAGGTGGTAGGCAGGATACAAAGGCACCTGATCCATGAGGACACACAGTCGCTGGCGGGGCTGAAGGACCCGGTGATAATCGTGGCCCACGACCTGAGCCCGGCGGACACGCTGAGCCTTTCCGGGGCCAGAGTCATCGGGTTCGCCACGGACGCCGGGGGAAAGACCTCCCACGCGGGCATCATCGCCTCGTCCATGGACATCCCGGCGGTGGTGGGGCTGAAAAACCTTTCAATGCGTGTGCGCTCCGGCGACCCTGTGATCGTGGACGGCAACAACGGCGAAGTGGTGCACCTGCCAACCAAGGACCAGTTCCTGAAGTACATCAAGCGCCGCCAGCGCTATATTTATTTCGACCGGGAAGTCCACGCCCAAAAACACCTGGAGGCGGTGTCCCGGGACGGGGTGAAAGTGTCGGTGATGGCGAACATAGAATCGTCGCACGACCTTGCGCACCTGGCCGAGCACGGCGCGGACGGCGTTGGGCTATACCGCACAGAATACCTGTACATAAACCGCCTTAAATGGCCGGACGAGGCGGAACAGTTCGCCGATTACATGAAAGTGGCGCAGGCGGTGGGGGCAAACCACGCGGTGATCCGCACGCTGGACATCGGGGGGGACAAAATCGCGCTCACGGGGGAATTCTACGAACCGGAGCCTAACCCCGCGCTGGGCCTCCGGGCGATACGCTATTGCCTGGCCTATCCGGAAGTGTTCCGGATACAGCTGCGGGCGATATTGCGGGCGTCCCACTACGGGCATCTTAAGATAATGTACCCGATGATAACGTCCATCGAGGAGGTGGACGCCGCCAACGCAATCCTTGAAAGCGTGAAAGAAGAGCTTAGAAAAGAAGGCCAGCCCTTCGACGACGGCATCGAGGTGGGGATAATGATAGAGACCCCCTCGTCGGTTGTGATGGCCGAGGAGCTTGCGCGGCGCTGCTCATTTTTCTCCATCGGCACCAACGACCTGATCCAGTACACCATGGCGATAGACCGGGTGAACGAGCGGGTGGCGTACCTGTATCAGCCCTTCTCCCCCGCCATAGTGCGGATGCTGCTCCAGACCGTCCGGGCGGCGGAAAAAGCGGGCATAACCGTTTCCGTGTGCGGCAAGATGGCCGGGGACCCGGCTTCCGCCTTCCTGCTCCTTGGCATGGGGGCCGTGCGGGAGCTTTCCATGGACGTGCACTCCATACCCAAACTGAAAAAACTGATCCGGTCGGTGAGCGTGCGCGAGGCATCCTCCATGGTGGAGCAGGCGCTGACGATGAACGCCACAGACGATATTAGGGACTATGTAAACGCAAGCCTGAAGACCCTCGCCCCCGAGGGGATAGGCGCCACGATCTCCGATAATGGCGACTGA